The following are encoded together in the Pseudodesulfovibrio indicus genome:
- the hypE gene encoding hydrogenase expression/formation protein HypE, with the protein MSDKVLLDYGSGGRASQRLISDLFLKYLGNDELDRLNDAAVLNLSGRIAMSTDSFTVDPIFFPGGDIGSLAVHGTVNDVAMMGAVPRYITCGYIIEEGLPMADLERIVKSMGEAAEHAGVKVVTGDTKVVPKGACDKIFINTTGIGEIIVDPTPSGDAARVGDAVLISGTVGDHGLTVLGTREGLDFEAKVQSDSAALNHLLVKLVRELPEVHVLRDPTRGGLATTLNEITKSSNVCCELVENDIPVRPEVRGGCSILGLDPLYLANEGKFLCVLPGEYADKALEIMRADPLGKDAKHIGTMTDANPGKVVLVTQLGGKRLLGMLEGEQLPRIC; encoded by the coding sequence ATGTCTGACAAGGTGTTACTCGACTACGGCAGCGGCGGCCGCGCTTCCCAGCGCCTGATTTCCGACCTTTTCCTGAAATATCTCGGCAACGACGAACTGGACCGGCTGAACGACGCGGCGGTCCTGAACCTGTCCGGCAGGATCGCCATGTCCACCGACTCCTTCACCGTGGACCCGATCTTCTTTCCCGGCGGCGACATCGGATCGCTGGCCGTGCACGGCACGGTCAACGACGTGGCCATGATGGGCGCGGTGCCGCGCTACATCACCTGCGGCTACATCATCGAGGAAGGGCTGCCCATGGCCGACCTGGAGCGGATCGTCAAATCCATGGGCGAGGCCGCCGAGCACGCCGGGGTCAAGGTCGTCACCGGCGATACCAAGGTCGTGCCCAAGGGGGCCTGCGACAAGATTTTCATCAACACCACCGGCATCGGCGAGATCATCGTCGACCCGACCCCGAGCGGCGACGCGGCCAGGGTAGGGGACGCGGTGCTCATCTCCGGCACCGTGGGCGATCACGGCCTGACCGTGCTCGGCACCCGCGAGGGGCTGGACTTCGAGGCCAAGGTTCAGTCCGACTCCGCCGCGCTCAACCACCTGCTGGTCAAGCTCGTGCGCGAGCTGCCCGAGGTCCACGTCCTGCGCGATCCCACGCGCGGCGGCCTGGCCACCACCCTGAACGAGATCACCAAGAGCTCCAATGTCTGTTGCGAGCTGGTGGAGAACGACATCCCGGTGCGGCCCGAGGTCCGGGGCGGCTGCTCCATCCTCGGCCTGGACCCGCTCTACCTGGCCAACGAGGGCAAGTTCCTGTGCGTGCTGCCCGGCGAATACGCGGACAAGGCCCTTGAAATCATGCGCGCCGACCCGCTGGGCAAGGACGCCAAACACATCGGCACCATGACCGACGCCAACCCCGGCAAGGTCGTGCTGGTCACCCAGCTGGGCGGCAAGCGGCTGCTCGGCATGCTCGAAGGCGAACAGCTCCCCCGCATCTGCTAG
- a CDS encoding FmdE family protein, whose protein sequence is MKLAMKSLAAALVLLLCGAGLGYGADFGPAWTPGMKTAGTELQNAMARLKVTPDTEGFLAMTNAGYGEAEGASTEAYLDVIGETTGRTPGTRTLLAVDTPCSEPLWFALCNRDTGQLEYLKLTGTTYATQTLDIRPESIFRPEVWGETAKGPLGPRLFTVASITLAWSAGADWRMLKGAELHDHFCPGLNAGFIAKGYLDKNLPLGPGDRYVFIGAPSMCAMDALQSVYGATVGKSGAFSMYVPEAAKRNAVDGVAPSIIALRVNAKKDACDGLVLGFDWSASEKATGVTAADRSPKGGKSNPLFFISRVKMSWKLAQMPLEEKLAYIKVLRELHGPASLAAAIQNGGADPYAAIQ, encoded by the coding sequence ATGAAACTTGCGATGAAATCTCTTGCGGCGGCCCTGGTGCTGCTCTTGTGCGGGGCGGGCCTGGGCTACGGGGCGGATTTCGGCCCGGCCTGGACTCCGGGCATGAAAACAGCGGGTACGGAACTCCAAAACGCCATGGCCCGGTTGAAGGTAACCCCGGACACCGAGGGGTTCCTGGCCATGACCAACGCGGGCTACGGCGAGGCCGAAGGCGCGTCCACCGAGGCCTACCTGGACGTGATCGGGGAGACCACGGGCCGGACGCCCGGCACCCGCACCCTGCTGGCCGTGGACACGCCGTGCAGCGAGCCCCTGTGGTTCGCCCTGTGCAACCGGGACACCGGCCAGCTCGAGTACCTGAAGCTCACCGGCACCACCTACGCCACCCAGACCCTGGACATCCGGCCCGAGAGCATCTTCCGGCCCGAGGTCTGGGGCGAGACCGCCAAGGGTCCCTTGGGGCCGCGCCTGTTCACCGTGGCGTCCATCACCCTGGCCTGGTCCGCGGGCGCGGACTGGCGCATGCTCAAGGGCGCGGAACTGCACGACCACTTCTGTCCCGGCCTGAACGCCGGGTTCATCGCCAAGGGGTATCTGGACAAGAACCTGCCCCTGGGGCCGGGCGACCGGTACGTGTTCATCGGCGCGCCGTCCATGTGCGCCATGGATGCCCTCCAGTCCGTATACGGTGCCACCGTGGGCAAGAGCGGCGCGTTCAGCATGTACGTGCCCGAGGCCGCCAAGCGGAACGCCGTGGACGGGGTCGCGCCCTCGATCATCGCCCTGCGCGTCAACGCCAAGAAGGACGCCTGCGACGGCCTGGTGCTGGGCTTCGACTGGAGCGCATCCGAAAAGGCCACCGGCGTCACCGCCGCGGACCGCAGCCCCAAGGGCGGCAAATCCAATCCGCTCTTCTTCATCTCCCGCGTCAAGATGTCCTGGAAACTGGCGCAGATGCCCCTTGAGGAAAAGCTGGCCTACATCAAGGTCCTGCGGGAACTCCACGGCCCTGCCTCACTGGCCGCGGCCATCCAGAACGGCGGCGCCGATCCCTACGCCGCCATCCAATAG